DNA from Polyodon spathula isolate WHYD16114869_AA unplaced genomic scaffold, ASM1765450v1 scaffolds_1199, whole genome shotgun sequence:
ctctctgtctgtgtctctgtctctctctcgcagCGAGcagactgtctctctctctcctctctctctctcgcaggggaTGACTCTCGCAGAGCACGGTAGAACGTCCTCTCGAGGAGGAGAGCTGACCTCAGAGGCTCTCGTCTCTCGCAGGGGAGAGAGAGGCTGCGAGGAGAGGTGACTCGGCACGCTCATCTCTCTCTCGTccggaggaaggagagagagtcctctcctctctctctctctctctcctctctctctctcgcagggagcagactgactctcctctctctctctctcgcagggagcaggctgactctctctctctctctctctctcctcgtcCGACTgacggagagaggagagagagctgactctcgtctctcctctctctctctatctacgCAGGGGAAGCAGGAGACTCCCTCGTCCGACTCTCAGAGCTAGAAGCTCCGGAGGCCGAGCCCCACGGGGCTAAACGTCTGtcgaagagagggagagagactctCCGAGACTCTAGAGAGAGGAGCTGGGAGGAGGCAGAGAGACAAGCTTCGTCCCTcgtcccatctctctctctcatcctcagCAGACTGTATCCCTCTTTTCGAAGGTGTGgcatgagaggagaggaggagtgaCTGGatgaacctctctctctctctctctctctctctctctccctgaagctcctctctctctctcgcagggagCAGGCGGGGCGTGCTAAGTGCCCGGTTGACCCGTACTTCCTGATCCCTGATAAGTGCTCCTGCGTGGATTTCCAGACCCTGAAGCTGCAGGAGTCTCCGGAGTCAGTCCCACACGGAGAGATGCCCCGGCACATCCAGCTGTACTGCGACAGGTAACCACGGCGATGCTGGCTCTTTCTCTTTCAACCTCCCCTCCTCCGATCCTCCCCCTCTctttcccttcctctctctctctctcaggtatcTGTGTGATCaggtggtctctctctctctctctctcaggtatcTGTGTGATCAGGtggttcctctctctctctctctctctctcaggtctctTGTGTGTGGTAGGAGTCtcttggtctctctctctctctctcaggtatcTGTGTGATCaggtggtctctctctctctctctcaggtatcTGTGTGACTCAGAGTGGAGAAGTCTCTCTCTCAGAGACTCAGTCCTAGACTCTCAGGGGGGTAGAGATAGGAGCGAGGTCTAGATCTCacagtcaactgacagtccaccaggagagagagagaggagagagtccaTAGACACACTAGTCCCACACGGAGAGGAGACAGGAGCGGAGTCCAGACAACACTACAGTCTACCACACGAGGAGAGAGCAGAGTGGATCCTCATCTCTCACAGGGAGAGAGAGCAGTCCGTCGTCATTCCTCGTCCAACCAAGGAGGTCTCTAGAGTCTAGGCCTCTCTCCATAGGAGAGACCACTCAGTCTCTCCACTCACCAAGGTCCAGGTGAGGGGAGGTCCTCAGACTGTTCTTTTACTCTCTCCAGCTGAAGAGAGCCGAAGAGAGTAGGAGACAGGGGACACACTAGGAGAGTATCTAGGAGAGTAGTTCCTATAGTCTctccaagagagagagagcggaggtcCATAGTCACACTAGTGATACTCTCAGAGAGAGTCCATAGAGGGTTCTAGTCCACCAAGTAGAGTGgtcagggggagagagagaggtccATCTCTCTCACTAGTCCAccaaggaggagagagaggtggttcatctctctctctcttaactATCACTAGTGATCAGGTgaagggctctctctctctctctcaggtatcTGTGTGATCAGGtggttcctctctctctctctcaggtatctgtctctctctcaggtatCTGTGTGATCAGGtggttcctctctctctctctctcaggtatcTGTGTGATCAGGtggttcctctctctctctctctcaggtatcTGTGTGAATCAGGAGACACACGAGTTCACCAACTCTCCAGGTCAGACACGAGAGACAGTAGAGCAGAGAGGAGGACACAACAGTCCAGAGAGAGCAGCGCTCGTAGGCCATAGACTCGCCCTGCGAGGCTACGTCCCACACTAGTTCTCAGGTATCTGTGTGATCGGGTGGTCCCTGGTAACAGAGTCACTGTCATGGGAATCTACTCCATTAAGAAGTCCGGGAATCCGAGCCGCAGTAAAGGGCGGGACCGAGTGGGAGTCGGGATCAGGAGTTCCTACATCCGGGTCGTGGGGATCCAGGTCGACACGGAGGGAGTAGGTGAGGGGCACCCCCAAATCAGACAGGGGTACAGCCCTGATATTGCATTGAAACGATCGAATATCATTggattgaattgcattggaactgcagtttgagatcactagactagactggatTATAATcccattggaactgcagtttgagatcactagactagactgtattgaattgcattgctgcagtttgagatcactagactagactgtattgaattgcattgtaactgcagtttgagatcactagactagactgtattgaattgcattggaactgcagtttgagatcactagactagactgtattgaattgcattggaactgcagtttgagatcactagactagactggatTATAATcccattggaactgcagtttgagatcactagactggATTATAGTTGCATTGCTGGGATGGGATTAAGACTCCCATCGTGGTTTCTCTTCAAAACAGGACGCAGCGTCGTGGGGGCGATCTCTCcgcaggaagaggaggagattCGGAGGCTGGCGGCCACGCCCAACGTCTTCGAGTCCATCGCCAAGAGCATAGCGCCCTCTATCTATGGGAGCGTGGACGTGAAGAAAGCCATCGCCTGCCTGCTGTTCGGAGGCTCCCGCAAGAGGTACAGCTCGCTGACACTGCTGGGGCAGGTCGATCAGTCCCTAGaccctgttgacagtgctatggcggGTCAGTCAGTCCCTAGACCCTGTTGACAGTGCTTTGGCAGGTCGATCGGTCCCTAGACCCAGTTGACAGTGCTTTGGCAGGTCGATCGGTCCCTAGaccctgttgacagtgctatgTCAATATTGTAATGTTTGGGATTCAGAATTGATGAATGGGAGGGAAACTGCGCTTCACCGGCGGCCATCTTGGCTCAATGGCTCCATAAGATAGAACAGGGCGGCGGCTCCGAGTTTGAGCCGAGATGGAGACAGTTTCAGTTTTGTGGAGTTTTCCCCTGTAGTGACACCTCTCTCTTGGTCTGTCTCTCTTTCCAGGCTGCCCGATGGTTTGACTCGGAGGGGGGATGTGAATCTGCTGATGCTGGGAGATCCCGGCACAGCCAAGTCCCAGCTTCTGAAATTCGTGGAGCGCTGCGCCCCCATCGCGGTACGAggctgtcagtctgtctgtctgtctgtgtttgtataaaGAGGTGCTGTCCTGGTGGGgagggtgtgtctgtctgtctgtctcctctgTCAAATTTCAAATGTGCTTTAGAGACATAACTATATTACAGGTATTGCAAAGCAATTTATAACAATTAACtggcatagagagagagagagagagagagagagagagagagagagaacctaaacattattaaaactgtctctctcttctctcctctctctctccctctctcctctgtctctcagGTCTACACCTCAGGGAAGGGCAGCAGTGCTGCCGGGCTCACAGCCTCGGTAATGAGAGACCCCGTTACCAGGAACTTCGTCATGGAGGGCGGGGCCATGGTGCTGGCTGATGGAGGCGTGGTCTGCATAGACGAGTTCGACAAGGTGAGACCACACCCCCCGGAACCTAGAACACAGGCACCAACCTAGAACTACCTAGAACCTGAAAAACAGTACTGTACCTAGAATCCGAATAGAAATCTAGAACCTGAACAAACCTAGAACCGGAAAACAAACCCTAGAACTGCACCTAGAACCTGAACACGTGCTTAGAATTGTACCTAGAACCTGAGTAGAACTCTACCTAGAACCGCACTGATAGGCATTGGCGCTAAACCCAgaattctctctctcctctcttgctctctctcagATGCGGGAGGATGACCGCGTTGCTATCCATGAAGCGATGGAGCAACAGACCATCTCCATCGCCAAGGTAACGGGAGAGGCACGCACACATGCGCGCTCCTGTCAGCTCTGACGTTCGCCTTGTGTGTGATTGCGTGTGATCTTGTAtatgtagggttagggttagggggcgTGTGTGATCTTGTTTCTTCCTCTCTCCAGGCTGGCATCACCACCACTCTGAACTCGCGCTGCTCGGTCCTGGCCGCTGCTAACTCTGTGTTTGGTCGCTGGGACGATACGAAGGGCGAGGAGAACATCGACTTCATGCCCACCATCCTGTCCAGATTCGACATGATCTTCATCATCAAGGACGAGCACGACGAGCAGAGGGACATGGTGAGGGTGGACCCGGGGGGACCCTTCTGGGGAACCAGGGGACCAGAGGAGTGATTTCTCtgattttctgtctgttttttctctctgctgttctgtgtgttttttttctctgattttctgtgtgttttttttctctgctgtcctgtgtgttttttttctctgctgttctgtgtgttttttttctctgctgttctgtgtgttttttctctctgctgttctgtgtgttttttttctctgctgttctgtgtgttttttttctctgctgttctgtgtgttttttctctttgctgttctgtgtgttttttctctctgctgttctgtgtgttttttctctccgctgttctgtgtgttttttctctctgctgttctgtgtgttttttttctctgctgttctgtgtgttttttctctccgctgttctgtgtgttttttctctactgttctgtattcatttctctctcactgtgtctcagaCGCTGGCGAAGCATGTGATGAACGTGCATCTGAGCGCGCTCACAACCAACCAATCCAGCGAGGGGGAGATCGAGCTGAGCATGATGAAGAAATACATCTCCTACGCACGGGCGTGAGTGACATCACAGTGACATCACCGCGCAGTACCGCGCTGaacacaatacagcacagtgcagtacagcacagaacacaatacagcacagtaaacagtgCAATATAGCACAGTGCaatacaacacagaacacagtacagcacagtgcgatacagcacagtaaacagtgcgatacagcacagtaaacagtgCGATACAGCACAGTGcgatacagtacagtgcagtgtggtacagcacagtgtgatacagcacatgAAGTGCGGACCTCTCTGGTAATTCTCCTCTCTGTAATCTCGATTTCTTTCCCTGGTTTTAGGTTCATTCAGTGCGCGTGTGTAACCTTTAATTGCGTCCCCACAGGAAGTGCGGTCCGCGCCTCTCGGCCGACGCGGCAGAGAAACTGAAGAACCGCTACATTCTAATGAGGAGCGGAGCAAGGGaacatgagagagagagcgacaagCGATCCAGCATCCCTATCACTgtcaggtactgtgtgtgtgtgtgaggagagagggaacatgagagagagagcgacaagCGATCCAGCATCCCTATCACTgtcaggtactgtgtgtgtgtgtgaggagagaggGAACATGAGAGAGAGACAAGCGATCCAGCATCCCTATCACTgtcaggtactgtgtgtgtgtgtgtgaggagagagggaacatgagagagagagagagacaagcgATCCAGCATCCCTATCACTgtcaggtactgtgtgtgtgtgtgtgaggagagaggGAACATGAGAGAGAGACAAGCGATCCAGCATCCCTATCACTgtcaggtactgtgtgtgtatctctgtgttgttgtgttgtgttgtattgtgtgtttttctctctTCAGACAGCTGGAGGCGATCATTCGTATCTCGGAATCTCTGGCCAAGATGAAGCTCCGCCCCTTCGTTGCCGACAGCGACGTGGACGAGGCGCTCCGCCTGTTCCAGGTCTCGACGCTCGACGCGGCCCGGTCCGGCAGCCTGTCCGGTGAGTACAGCTCTGTGTCCAGCAGTCTGTCCAGCTAgtgtgtgtctcctgtctgtcCCCTCCTCTCAGCGGGATCAGGAGAtgatctctgtctctctcctctctctctctctctctctctctcctctctcctctcctctctctttctgtctctctgtctcaggaGTGGAGGGTTTCTCCTCTCAGCGGGGATCAGGagatgatctctctctctctctctctctctctctctcactctctctctctctctgtctctctctctcaggagtggaGGGTTTCTCCTCTCAGCAGGATCAGGAGATGATCTCTCGCGTGGAGAAGCAGCTGAAGAGAAGGTTTGCGATCGGGTCCCAGGTCTCGGAGCACAGCATCGTGCAGGACTTCATCAAGCAGGTGAGATCTATAGGTGATTGCTGTAGATGTTTGTGTGTGTCGTTGCTGtagatgtttgtgtgtgtgtgattgctatAGATGTTTATCTGTGTGTTGCAATGATAGCTATTCATATATAAAACTCCTGTCCTATCAGTGTGTGTGatatctgtctctatctctctctctctctctctctctctctctctctctctctctctctctctctctctctctctctctcttctctcctctcagAAATATCCAGAGCATGCGATCTACAAAGTTCTTCACCTGATGATGAGACGAGGAGAGATCCAGCACAGAATGCAACGCAAAGTGCTCTACAGAATCAAATAGAGACATGAGGGGAccggggacacacacacagagatccaGCACAGAATCAAAGAGACTGGGTAGAAGAGAAGACAGTCGCTCCTAGCGTGTGAAATCCCTCTGCTCTACGAAAACACACAAGAACTGAAGGGAAGAGTTTGTTGATTTGCTGAGAGGAGGAGGGTCTGGCTCAGAGTTTCATGTtagtctcagtctctctctctctctctgtctacgatactgttttcttgttttgggGGTTTGCAGTGTTCAGTAAATACACGCTGTAGtgtcttgttgttttttgtaatgctttcgAATCTTCTTGCAGTGTTAATTCTAGCGCTGTGTGATCTTGTGTTTCtgttctgagtttttttttttttttcccttgacaataataaaagtttttgcaatagaaaagtgttgaattattGACATGAGAACGGGGGGGGGCGATGCCAGAATCATTTCTAAGTCCAGTTTATAATAGAAACATTATCATGGTAAAGAGTCCAGCTTGCCACAAGACTCGGTTTGATCCCATCTTGTTAAAACACCCAGTTTTCAGTCTAGCAATGTCTTGCTTTTCTTCTTTAAGTGTTTCTAGTGATCGATAACTCTCCCGTCCGGAACCCGATGACGCActagatttttcatttttaaaatcggccgacaattaataaatcaataaattataATGGCCTGCCCCTTTAAGAGACCCGCTCGAACGCCGCCGGAGACCGAACGAATCCGGAGACTCCCGACTCCGCCCGCCAGGGCAGCTGTGATTGGCTCCGATCGCAcacgccccgccccgccccgctcGCAAGCCCCGCCCCGCTCGACGTGTTCAGTTCTGCAAAAAATGTTTGCGATTCGCTCTGTTAAAATAATCGCCCCCTTACTGGGCAGGTACCCGCTGCCCCTGGGGCAACCGCTGACGGGCAGGGGTAAGAGCGCCCTGGCACACGCTGCGGAGATTCTAGAGCAGGAGCTGGCGGGGATCAAGCACGCCGGGACGTGGAAAAGCGAGCGGGTTATAACCTCGAAGCAGGGGGCGCGGATCAGCGTGGAAGGGACGCGGGCCGGTGAGTGGAGCGCAGTGCGTGTTATAATCACGCAGGGGTGACGTGTCCCTGCTCGCCGCCGCCCCCGCGGTGCTTCTTcaggtgttttatgttgtattgaAATGGGAGAATCGCACGCTGTTAGAAATCCATGCGCTGCAGCTCGCTGATAGTTTACAATCTTTTACACGTGAGAAGTGATCggcatattattttatatatatatatatatatatatatatatatatatatatacacacacacacacggcatattattttatatatacacacacacacactctttctctctctctctctgttctcggTGCCGGACCGATTAGTGGATAAAAGCTGGCGGTCGTTTTTCATCGCTGACAGTTTCATTATTACACAGCGAGCCAGCCAGCGACTCGGTGACTTTCACAgcgcagcagtgtgtgtgtgtgtgtgtgtgtgtctgtgtgtgtgtgtgtgtgtgtgtgtgtgtgtgtgtgtgtctttgtgtctgtgtgtgtgtgtgtgtgtgtgtgtgtgtgtgtgtgtgtgtgtgtgtgtgtgtgtctgtgtgtgtgtgtgtgtgtgtgtttgtgtgtctgtgtgtgtgtgtgtgtgtgtgtgtgtgtctctgtgtgtgtgtgtgtgtgtctctgtgtgtgtgtctctgtttgtgtgtgtgtgtgtgtgtgtgtgtctgtgtgtgtgtgtgtgtgtgtgtgtgtgtgtgtctctctgtgtgtgtctgtgtgtgtgtgtgtgtctctctgtgtttgtgtgtctctgtgtgtgtgtgtgtgtgtgtgtgtgtctctgctgtgttgtgtctctgtgtgtgtgtgtgtgtgtgtgtgtgtctctgtgtgtgttgtgtgtgtgtgtctctctctctctgtgtatatttcCAGTGCACACAAGGTATAAAGTTTTAGAAAcgtgtctctctctttctctctctctcagaggtgCTCAATTTCTGTGCCAATAACTATCTGGGGCTTTCGAGTCACCCGGAAGTGATCTCGGCCGGGGTCGCGGCGCTGCAGAAGTACGGGGCGGGGCTTAGCTCTGTGCGCTTCATCTGCGGGACACAGgtacgggggggggggtaaatataGCTTTACAGAGAAGTCTAGCTTTACAGCTAAAGTTTAGAGCCAAGTTTAGACTTTTATGAAGTTTAGTAACTTGGAGTTTTAATAAGTTAGTCGTACAGAACTACTAAACATTGCAGTTTTAGAACTGAGAATAAATCTCCCcgtctcccccttctctctcccccttccCTCCTTTGTCTCAGGATTTGCACAAGAGTCTGGAGAGGAAGCTGGCTGAGTTCCACCAGCGGGACGATGCCATTCTGTACGCCAGCTGCTTCGACGCCAACGCAGGGATAttcgaggtgagagagagagagagagagagagtccgtTCAGCATCGACAGCGTGGTAACCCTCGGTGACGCTCTGTAATGCTCCTCTCTCAGGTCCTGCTCTCCTCTGAGGATGCGGTCCTGTCCGATGAGCTCAATCACGCCTCCATTATCGACGGGATCCGACTCTGCAAAGCCCACAAGTACCGGTACCGACACCTGGACATGAGAGACCTGGAGAGCAAGCTTCAGGAGAGCCAGGTACAGAGCCCCCCCCCGgacagagcccccccccccccccccccccagagcccccccccccccagtgtggATTTCCTATTAacaatctctctcctctctctctttctctcctctctctcctctctgtctctcagaagCATCGTTTGCGTCTCATCGTCACAGACGGTGTTTTCTCGATGGATGGAGATGTGGCTCCTCTTCCTCAGATCTGTGACCTCGCGGAGAGGCACGGAGCTCTGATCTTCATCGACGAGTGCCACGCCACGGGCTTCATGGGAGCCACGggcaggtggggggggggcatcCAAACTCAAAGCTAAAACTCAAATTCAAACATGCATTATTGGAATgacgcgctctctctctctctctctctctctcaggggcaCGGACGAGTTGCTGGGAGTAATGGATCGGGTTCACATCATCAACTCCACACTGGGGAAGGCACTGGGAGGGGCTGCAGGTGAGGGGAGGGCACCAGTATCGTTATTACGAGTCAGTCCAGCGGAGGCTTCTCTCCAGAGAGGCTTCCAGAGActgggggggtgaactctgcatcaccaacaactgctgctgctgcagagtctcttccaataggaccgcgtttgtttgacgtctcggggaaagaggggaggggagaggccTCCTActccgcctctctctctctctcctctctcctctcccctctctctctctcctctctcctctctcatcctctctctttcctctcccctctctctctctctctctccctctcccctctcccctctcccgtCTCTCAGGTGGGTACACAGTGGGTCCCGCGCCCCTCATCTCTCTCCTCAGACAGCGGTCTCGCCCGTACCTCTTCTCGAACACCCTGCCCCCCCCCGTGGTGGGCAGTGCCGCCCGGGCGCTGGAGCTGCTGATGGGGGAGGGCGGGATCCAGCGGAGCGTGATGGATCGCACACGGAGGTTTCGCAGTAAGATGGCAGCGGCCGGGTTCTCCGTCTCGGGGGCGGAGCATCCCATCTGCCCCGTGATGTTGGGGGACGCCCGGCTCGCCTCGGCGATGGCAGACGACCTGCTGCAGAGAGGTGAGGAGGGGGGACACCCCCCGCTGTGGGGCATACCAACTAGAGACAGTACAGGACTGTACCAACTAGAGCAGAGACAGTACAGGACTGTACCAACTAGAGCAGAGACAATACAGGACTGTACCAACTAGAGCAGAGACAATACAGGACTGTACCAACTAGAGCAGAGACCGTACAGGACTGTACCAACTAGAGCAGAGACAATACAGGACTGTACCAACTAGAGCAGAGACAGTACAGGACTGTACCAACTAGAGCAGAGACAATACAGGACTGTACCAACTAGAGCAGAGACCGTACAGGACTGTACCAACTAGAGCAGAGACAATACAGGACTGTACCAACTAGAGCAGAGACAATACAGGACTGTACCAACTAGAGCAGAGACCGTACAGGACTGTACCAACTAGAGCAGAGACAATACAGGACTGTACCAACTAGAGCAGAGACCGTACAGGACTGTACCAACTAGagcagtgtcttcagtgtaaattcaatggcaaacatttctctctctctctcagtgtcttcaatcctctctctctctctcctctctctctctctcctctccctccctctcctctctctctctctctctctctctctctctctctctctctcaggtatcTATGTTATTGGATTCAGTTACCCCGTGGTTCCTAAAGGCAAAGCCAGGATCCGGGTTCAAATCTCGGCGGCGCACTCCGACGATGACATCGACCGCTGCGTTGAGTCCTTCGTGGAGGTCGGGCGCAAGCACGGCGTGGTCTCCTAGCAACCAGCAGCCATAGCAACAAACCTGGCTGACACACACAAGCTGtgaaatccattctctcacctcttattagctttattaacaggatcactgccccctccctttaaaggagcgctgaccatctttaaaatccattctctcacctcttattagctttattaacaggatcgctgccccctccctttaaaggagcgctgaccatctttaaaatccattctctcacctcttattagctttattaacaggatcactgccccctccctttaaaggagcgctgaccatctttaaaatccattctctcacctcttattagctttattaacaggatcgctgacccctccctttaaaggagcgctgaccatctttaaaatccattctctcacctcttattagctttattaacaggatcactgacccc
Protein-coding regions in this window:
- the gcat gene encoding 2-amino-3-ketobutyrate coenzyme A ligase, mitochondrial encodes the protein MFAIRSVKIIAPLLGRYPLPLGQPLTGRGKSALAHAAEILEQELAGIKHAGTWKSERVITSKQGARISVEGTRAEVLNFCANNYLGLSSHPEVISAGVAALQKYGAGLSSVRFICGTQDLHKSLERKLAEFHQRDDAILYASCFDANAGIFEVLLSSEDAVLSDELNHASIIDGIRLCKAHKYRYRHLDMRDLESKLQESQKHRLRLIVTDGVFSMDGDVAPLPQICDLAERHGALIFIDECHATGFMGATGRGTDELLGVMDRVHIINSTLGKALGGAAGGYTVGPAPLISLLRQRSRPYLFSNTLPPPVVGSAARALELLMGEGGIQRSVMDRTRRFRSKMAAAGFSVSGAEHPICPVMLGDARLASAMADDLLQRGIYVIGFSYPVVPKGKARIRVQISAAHSDDDIDRCVESFVEVGRKHGVVS
- the mcm5 gene encoding DNA replication licensing factor MCM5, with amino-acid sequence MASAGDDGRFGRRTLCPSGGPDDVSKTGTEIEGTGFSFKYSWRKLEEAAREVADEVTKPRPAGEEAIQDIQVMLRSEGNPANMRSIKSDQMSRLVLIPGMVVSAAAVRSKAVRVSLQCRGCRGVISNIAVRPGLEGYALPRKCNTEQAGRAKCPVDPYFLIPDKCSCVDFQTLKLQESPESVPHGEMPRHIQLYCDRYLCDRVVPGNRVTVMGIYSIKKSGNPSRSKGRDRVGVGIRSSYIRVVGIQVDTEGVGRSVVGAISPQEEEEIRRLAATPNVFESIAKSIAPSIYGSVDVKKAIACLLFGGSRKRLPDGLTRRGDVNLLMLGDPGTAKSQLLKFVERCAPIAVYTSGKGSSAAGLTASVMRDPVTRNFVMEGGAMVLADGGVVCIDEFDKMREDDRVAIHEAMEQQTISIAKAGITTTLNSRCSVLAAANSVFGRWDDTKGEENIDFMPTILSRFDMIFIIKDEHDEQRDMTLAKHVMNVHLSALTTNQSSEGEIELSMMKKYISYARAKCGPRLSADAAEKLKNRYILMRSGAREHERESDKRSSIPITVRQLEAIIRISESLAKMKLRPFVADSDVDEALRLFQVSTLDAARSGSLSGVEGFSSQQDQEMISRVEKQLKRRFAIGSQVSEHSIVQDFIKQKYPEHAIYKVLHLMMRRGEIQHRMQRKVLYRIK